A region from the Mycolicibacterium litorale genome encodes:
- a CDS encoding MerR family transcriptional regulator: MQETASTVGAVAALTGVSVRTLHHYDHIGLVVPSTRTAAGYRGYTDADVERLHLVLVYRSAGLPLDEIRALLDDPRADVLARLERQLEVLHERADRIRHTIKAVEELMNAHREGIQLTAQEQVEIFGSTVHTDEYAAEAQERWGDTEAWRQSQQRAAAMSKQDWIAVRDEGEALLADLAAAKRGGVAPGSPEANGLAARHRASIERFYNCDDDMQLCLVRMYLADERFTRHYEEREPGLARYLHDVVVASIDR; the protein is encoded by the coding sequence ATGCAGGAGACAGCCAGCACCGTCGGCGCGGTCGCCGCGCTCACCGGTGTCTCGGTGCGCACGCTGCACCACTACGACCACATCGGTCTGGTGGTCCCCAGCACCCGCACCGCCGCCGGGTACCGCGGCTATACCGACGCCGACGTCGAACGACTTCATCTCGTGCTGGTGTACCGGTCGGCCGGTCTGCCGCTCGACGAGATCCGGGCATTGCTCGACGATCCCCGGGCCGATGTGCTGGCCCGGCTGGAACGCCAGCTCGAGGTGCTGCACGAGCGGGCCGACCGGATCCGGCACACCATCAAGGCAGTGGAGGAACTGATGAACGCACACCGGGAGGGGATCCAGCTCACCGCACAGGAGCAGGTCGAGATCTTCGGAAGTACGGTGCACACCGACGAATACGCCGCTGAGGCGCAGGAGCGCTGGGGCGACACCGAGGCATGGCGCCAGTCGCAGCAGCGCGCGGCCGCGATGAGCAAGCAGGACTGGATCGCGGTGCGCGACGAGGGCGAGGCGCTGCTGGCCGACCTGGCCGCGGCGAAACGCGGCGGTGTGGCGCCGGGCAGTCCGGAGGCCAACGGGCTGGCCGCCCGCCACCGCGCGTCGATCGAGCGGTTCTACAACTGCGACGACGACATGCAGCTGTGCCTGGTGCGGATGTACCTGGCCGACGAGCGTTTCACCCGCCACTACGAGGAGCGGGAGCCGGGCCTGGCGCGTTACCTGCACGACGTGGTCGTCGCTAGCATCGACCGGTGA
- a CDS encoding TetR/AcrR family transcriptional regulator: MTTASQARASRGRRTARPSGDDREQAILATAEHLLESRPFADISVDDLAKGAGISRPTFYFYFGSKEAVLLTLWERVIREADTALEAAAATASADSRDVWRPGIKVFFDTFGAHRSVTVAASGSDNAEVRDVFAKFMQKWIDFTAATIEAERRRGAAPETLPAHDLATALNLMNERTLLAAFASETPGIPSDRVLDSLVHVWTCAVYGECR, from the coding sequence GTGACCACCGCCAGCCAGGCTCGCGCATCCCGCGGCCGCCGGACGGCCCGCCCGTCGGGTGACGACCGGGAACAGGCCATCCTGGCGACCGCCGAGCACCTGCTCGAGAGCCGCCCGTTCGCCGACATCTCGGTCGACGACCTGGCCAAAGGCGCCGGCATCTCGCGCCCGACCTTCTACTTCTACTTCGGCTCCAAGGAAGCGGTGCTGCTGACGCTGTGGGAGCGGGTGATCCGGGAGGCCGACACCGCCCTCGAAGCCGCCGCGGCCACCGCCTCCGCCGACAGCCGCGACGTGTGGCGGCCCGGGATCAAGGTCTTCTTCGACACGTTCGGCGCCCACCGCAGCGTCACGGTGGCCGCGTCCGGTTCGGACAACGCCGAGGTGCGCGACGTCTTCGCGAAGTTCATGCAGAAGTGGATCGACTTCACCGCGGCGACCATCGAGGCCGAACGCCGACGCGGCGCCGCGCCGGAGACCCTGCCGGCCCACGATCTGGCGACGGCGCTGAACCTGATGAACGAACGCACGCTGCTGGCGGCGTTCGCGTCCGAGACCCCGGGCATCCCGTCCGACCGGGTACTCGACTCGCTGGTCCACGTGTGGACGTGTGCGGTGTACGGAGAATGCCGCTGA
- a CDS encoding flavin-containing monooxygenase translates to MTEFVDVVIIGAGISGISAAWHLQRQCPDKNYAILERRENLGGTWDLFKYPGIRSDSDMYTLGFHFKPWVTDQGIADGGSIWNYLNEAATENGIDKHIRYGHKVVSADWSDADNRWELTIERGGERITLHAGFLWACSGYYNYDEGYAPEFPGAEDFAGTIVHPQHWPEDLDYQGKKVVVIGSGATAITLIPALVDTGAGHVTMLQRTPTYIGSLPDKDAFAARAYRLLPEKPAYTAVRWKAILQATIQYQMARMFPNTFRKTLRTMAQRRLPEGYDYDKHFSPSYKPWDQRVCLAPNGDLFKTIRKGKADVVTDAIERFTADGILLKSGERIDADIIITATGLNVQFFGGAEVLRNGAPVDLADTVAYKGMMLSGIPNAAFTFGYTNASWTLKADLTSEFVSRLLDYMDTKGYDTVVPRDPGADVKRMPFVDLTSGYIKRAIDRLPKSGSKAPWRLKQNYLIDLRVIRNGKVDDDALQFSKHRAPVTV, encoded by the coding sequence ATGACCGAATTTGTCGACGTCGTGATCATCGGAGCCGGGATCTCCGGCATCAGCGCCGCCTGGCATCTGCAGCGCCAGTGCCCCGACAAGAACTACGCGATCCTCGAGCGTCGGGAGAACCTCGGCGGCACCTGGGACCTGTTCAAGTACCCGGGCATCCGGTCGGACTCCGACATGTACACACTCGGCTTCCACTTCAAGCCGTGGGTCACCGACCAGGGCATCGCCGACGGCGGCTCGATCTGGAACTACCTCAACGAGGCGGCCACCGAGAACGGCATCGACAAGCACATCCGGTACGGCCACAAGGTCGTCTCCGCCGACTGGTCGGACGCGGACAACCGCTGGGAGCTGACCATCGAACGCGGCGGTGAGCGGATCACGCTCCACGCCGGCTTCCTGTGGGCCTGCAGCGGCTACTACAACTACGACGAGGGCTACGCCCCGGAGTTCCCCGGTGCCGAGGACTTCGCCGGCACCATCGTCCATCCGCAGCACTGGCCCGAGGATCTCGACTACCAGGGCAAGAAGGTCGTCGTGATCGGCAGCGGCGCCACCGCGATCACGCTGATCCCCGCGCTCGTCGACACCGGCGCCGGCCACGTCACCATGCTGCAGCGGACGCCGACCTACATCGGTTCGCTTCCCGACAAGGACGCCTTCGCCGCGCGCGCCTACCGGCTGCTTCCCGAGAAGCCCGCGTACACCGCGGTGCGCTGGAAGGCCATCCTGCAGGCCACGATTCAGTACCAGATGGCCCGGATGTTCCCGAACACCTTCCGCAAGACGTTGCGCACCATGGCACAGCGGCGCCTGCCCGAGGGCTACGACTACGACAAGCACTTCAGCCCCAGCTACAAGCCGTGGGATCAGCGCGTCTGCCTCGCCCCGAACGGCGACCTGTTCAAGACGATCCGCAAGGGCAAGGCCGACGTCGTCACCGACGCCATCGAGCGGTTCACCGCCGACGGCATCCTGCTGAAGTCGGGTGAACGCATCGACGCCGACATCATCATCACCGCAACGGGTTTGAACGTGCAGTTCTTCGGCGGCGCCGAGGTCCTGCGCAACGGCGCACCGGTCGACCTCGCCGACACCGTGGCCTACAAGGGGATGATGCTGTCCGGAATCCCCAACGCCGCGTTCACCTTCGGTTACACCAATGCGTCGTGGACGCTGAAGGCCGACCTGACCTCGGAGTTCGTCAGCCGGCTGCTCGACTACATGGACACCAAGGGTTACGACACCGTCGTCCCACGTGACCCGGGCGCCGACGTCAAGCGGATGCCGTTCGTCGACCTGACGTCGGGCTACATCAAGCGGGCGATCGACCGGCTCCCGAAGTCGGGGTCGAAGGCGCCGTGGCGGCTCAAGCAGAACTACCTCATCGACCTGCGCGTGATCCGCAACGGCAAGGTCGACGACGACGCGCTGCAGTTCTCCAAGCACCGCGCGCCGGTCACGGTCTAG
- the rraA gene encoding ribonuclease E activity regulator RraA, whose translation MTIESRATADLVDDIGPDVRSCDLQLRQFGGRPEFAGRITTVRCFQDNALLKSVLSEPGDGGVLVIDGDGSLHTALVGDVIAALGRDNGWSGLIINGAVRDASTLRTLDIGIKALGTNPRKSTKTGAGERDIPVDFGGVTFTPGDVAYSDDDGIVVVGP comes from the coding sequence GTGACCATCGAATCCCGCGCCACCGCAGACCTCGTCGACGACATCGGCCCCGACGTCCGCAGCTGCGATCTGCAGCTCCGCCAGTTCGGCGGCCGGCCGGAGTTCGCCGGACGGATCACCACGGTGCGGTGCTTCCAGGACAACGCGCTGCTGAAGTCGGTGCTGTCGGAGCCCGGCGACGGCGGCGTGCTGGTGATCGACGGCGACGGCTCGCTGCACACCGCACTGGTCGGTGACGTGATCGCCGCGCTGGGCCGCGACAACGGATGGAGCGGGCTGATCATCAACGGCGCGGTACGGGACGCCTCGACGCTGCGCACCCTCGACATCGGGATCAAGGCGCTGGGCACCAATCCCCGCAAGAGCACGAAAACCGGTGCGGGAGAACGCGATATCCCGGTCGATTTCGGTGGCGTGACGTTCACGCCGGGCGATGTGGCCTACAGCGACGACGACGGCATCGTCGTCGTCGGCCCCTAG